The Mycolicibacterium flavescens genome has a segment encoding these proteins:
- the tetR_1 gene encoding transcriptional regulator, translating into MQLHKRDVVAAAATLLDSYGLADLTMRRLARELEVSPGALYWHFTSKQELLGAVADRILEPVGDAAGAWRERVSSVCVALRDALLSHTDGAELVSASFAAGQSTAMARILERLTEAARDAGVPDGHAELAARTVVYYVLGFTVDEQSRLQWDAAGADLPGDQSVLTEDASARFRFGVGLLVSGIRGRQDQPV; encoded by the coding sequence GTGCAGCTTCACAAACGCGACGTGGTGGCCGCGGCGGCGACACTGTTGGACAGCTACGGTCTGGCCGACCTGACCATGCGGCGGCTGGCACGCGAGCTCGAGGTCTCCCCCGGCGCGCTGTACTGGCACTTCACCAGCAAGCAGGAGCTGCTGGGTGCGGTCGCCGACCGGATCCTCGAGCCCGTCGGTGACGCCGCCGGGGCCTGGCGGGAGCGGGTGTCGAGTGTCTGTGTGGCGCTGCGCGATGCGCTGTTGTCGCATACCGACGGCGCCGAGCTGGTGTCGGCCAGCTTCGCGGCCGGTCAGTCGACCGCGATGGCACGGATCCTCGAACGGCTCACCGAGGCCGCCCGCGACGCCGGTGTGCCCGACGGCCACGCCGAGCTGGCCGCCCGCACCGTCGTCTATTACGTGCTGGGCTTCACCGTCGACGAGCAGTCGCGGCTGCAGTGGGATGCCGCCGGCGCCGACCTGCCAGGCGACCAGTCGGTGTTGACCGAAGATGCGTCCGCCCGGTTCCGCTTCGGGGTGGGCCTGCTCGTCAGCGGAATCCGCGGCAGACAAGATCAACCGGTCTAG
- a CDS encoding lysophospholipase: protein MSLGNAAPASGAEWIGHVPHQDLARGSRPLRPDDDPFYEPPSGFQHAEPGTVLRSRDVELAFFGLIPQKFTATQLLYRTTDMNGAAEATVTTVIVPAERTNRDVIPVISYQCAIDAVSSRCFPSYALRRKALAPGALAQLEFLLIAAALAEGWAVSVPDHEGAHGLWGTPYEPGYRILDGLRAAVSCERLALDESAPIGLWGYSGGGLASAWAAEMHSQYAPELNIVGAVLGSPVGDLGHAYRRLNGSLYSGLPAMVVAALSHVYPDLDRVIQEHATDAGKAMLMRIQDMTTAQAVLRFAGMDMGKLVDRPLNEILDMPEVKHVFDSIKLGTAVPTPPVLIVQAVHDRIVSVDDIDELSEIYRSGGASVTYHRDMFSEHMLLHPMSSPMALRWLIDRFDGKPLSEHLVRTTWPTLLNPMTYVGMTRLVRIAFKVMTGRKVERSPL, encoded by the coding sequence ATGTCTCTGGGCAATGCCGCGCCAGCATCAGGTGCCGAGTGGATCGGGCACGTACCCCACCAGGACCTGGCGCGCGGCTCCCGCCCGCTGCGTCCCGACGACGACCCGTTCTATGAGCCCCCGAGCGGCTTTCAGCACGCCGAACCGGGCACGGTGCTGCGCAGCCGCGATGTCGAGCTGGCCTTTTTCGGCCTGATTCCGCAGAAGTTCACCGCGACGCAGCTGCTGTACCGCACCACCGACATGAACGGTGCGGCGGAAGCCACCGTGACCACGGTGATCGTGCCCGCCGAGCGGACGAATCGCGACGTCATACCGGTGATCTCCTACCAGTGCGCGATCGACGCGGTATCCTCGCGCTGCTTCCCGTCCTACGCGCTGCGCCGCAAGGCGCTGGCTCCCGGCGCGCTCGCGCAGCTGGAGTTCCTGCTGATCGCCGCCGCGCTCGCCGAAGGGTGGGCCGTTTCGGTGCCCGACCACGAGGGCGCGCACGGACTGTGGGGCACGCCGTACGAGCCGGGATACCGCATTCTCGACGGCCTACGTGCGGCTGTGAGCTGCGAACGGCTCGCGCTGGACGAATCGGCGCCGATCGGGCTCTGGGGTTACTCAGGCGGCGGGCTGGCGTCGGCATGGGCGGCCGAGATGCACAGCCAGTACGCCCCTGAGCTCAATATCGTCGGCGCCGTGCTCGGCTCGCCCGTCGGCGACCTCGGACACGCCTACCGGCGGCTCAACGGCAGCCTGTACTCGGGCCTGCCCGCGATGGTGGTGGCCGCGCTGAGCCACGTCTATCCGGACCTGGACCGGGTCATCCAGGAGCACGCCACCGACGCCGGCAAGGCGATGTTGATGCGCATCCAGGACATGACCACCGCCCAGGCTGTGCTGCGGTTCGCGGGCATGGACATGGGCAAGCTGGTCGACCGGCCGTTGAACGAGATCCTCGATATGCCCGAGGTCAAGCACGTCTTCGACAGCATCAAGCTGGGCACCGCGGTGCCAACCCCGCCCGTGCTGATCGTGCAGGCCGTCCACGACAGGATCGTCTCGGTCGACGACATCGACGAGCTCAGCGAGATCTACCGCAGTGGTGGCGCATCGGTGACCTATCACCGCGACATGTTCAGCGAACACATGTTGTTGCACCCGATGTCGTCGCCGATGGCGCTGCGCTGGCTGATCGACCGGTTCGACGGTAAGCCGTTGTCGGAGCATCTGGTCCGCACGACCTGGCCGACGCTGCTGAACCCGATGACCTATGTCGGAATGACGCGGCTGGTCCGCATCGCGTTCAAGGTGATGACGGGCCGGAAGGTGGAGCGCTCTCCGCTGTGA
- a CDS encoding Protein of uncharacterised function (DUF2567): MNDVAPPRFSRTRAALTVVAALAAAGALVGALWAFLAPPVHGVVALTRDGDRVRAHLGNESDHFFVAAFLLVGMLCVVGAIAAVAVWQWRAHRGPVMTAALATGGMLAAGVAAGVGALLVRLRYGTIDMAAAPVTPENRVYYVVEAPPVFFGPSPIQAVLTILFPAAVAALVYSLAAVSTARDDLGAWPPVEVPAFVPPPAAADVTAESAPPSGPSSP; encoded by the coding sequence ATGAACGACGTTGCCCCGCCACGATTCTCACGTACCCGCGCAGCTCTGACGGTTGTCGCGGCACTCGCGGCGGCCGGTGCGCTGGTCGGCGCTCTGTGGGCCTTTCTGGCGCCGCCTGTCCACGGTGTCGTGGCGCTGACACGCGACGGTGACCGCGTCCGCGCACACCTGGGCAACGAAAGCGACCATTTCTTCGTGGCGGCTTTCCTGCTGGTCGGCATGCTCTGCGTCGTGGGGGCCATCGCCGCGGTGGCCGTGTGGCAGTGGCGCGCGCACCGCGGACCGGTGATGACCGCGGCACTGGCGACGGGAGGCATGCTCGCCGCGGGCGTGGCCGCCGGTGTCGGGGCGCTCTTGGTGCGCCTGCGCTACGGGACTATCGACATGGCCGCCGCACCGGTGACACCCGAGAACCGCGTGTACTACGTCGTGGAGGCGCCGCCGGTCTTCTTCGGGCCATCCCCGATACAGGCGGTGCTGACCATACTGTTTCCCGCCGCGGTCGCCGCGCTCGTCTACTCGCTGGCCGCGGTGTCCACCGCGCGCGACGATCTGGGTGCCTGGCCGCCCGTCGAGGTGCCTGCGTTCGTGCCCCCGCCGGCCGCGGCGGACGTCACAGCGGAGAGCGCTCCACCTTCCGGCCCGTCATCACCTTGA
- the nadA gene encoding quinolinate synthetase: MTVLDRMPADNLSSRIVDGPTGFSGVDGDEEWAAEVRRLADLRGATLLAHNYQLPAIQDVADHVGDSLALSRIAAEVPEDTIVFCGVHFMAETAKILSPDKTVLIPDQRAGCSLADSITADELRAWKAEHPGAVVVSYVNTTAAVKAETDICCTSSNAVEVVASIPEDCEVLFCPDQFLGAHVRRVTGRKNLHVWAGECHVHAGINGDELADQARSHPDAELFVHPECGCATSALYLAGEGAFPEDRVKILSTGGMLDAARETGAQQVLVATEVGMLHQLRRAAPGVDFMAVNDRASCRFMKMITPAALLRCLMEGKDEVHVDPETARLARASVQRMIAIGQPGGGE, encoded by the coding sequence ATGACGGTTCTGGACCGGATGCCCGCAGACAACCTCTCGAGCCGCATCGTCGACGGTCCCACCGGTTTCTCCGGGGTCGACGGCGACGAGGAGTGGGCCGCCGAGGTTCGTCGCCTTGCCGATCTGCGGGGCGCGACGCTGCTGGCGCACAACTACCAGTTGCCCGCCATCCAGGACGTCGCCGATCACGTCGGTGACTCGCTGGCGCTGTCGCGGATCGCCGCCGAAGTGCCCGAGGACACCATCGTGTTCTGCGGCGTGCACTTCATGGCCGAAACGGCCAAGATCCTGTCACCGGACAAGACGGTGCTCATCCCGGACCAGCGAGCCGGCTGTTCGCTCGCCGACTCCATCACCGCCGACGAGCTGCGCGCGTGGAAGGCCGAGCATCCCGGCGCGGTCGTGGTGTCCTACGTCAACACCACCGCGGCGGTGAAGGCCGAGACCGACATCTGCTGCACATCGTCGAACGCCGTCGAGGTGGTGGCGTCGATACCCGAAGACTGCGAGGTGCTGTTCTGCCCGGACCAGTTCCTCGGTGCGCACGTCCGGCGCGTCACCGGACGTAAGAACCTGCACGTGTGGGCGGGCGAGTGTCACGTGCACGCCGGGATCAACGGCGACGAGCTTGCCGACCAGGCTCGCTCTCACCCGGACGCCGAGCTGTTCGTTCATCCCGAATGCGGTTGCGCGACATCGGCGCTGTACCTCGCCGGCGAGGGCGCCTTCCCGGAGGACCGCGTCAAGATCCTGTCGACGGGCGGCATGCTGGACGCCGCGCGCGAGACCGGCGCACAGCAGGTGCTGGTCGCCACGGAGGTGGGGATGCTGCACCAGTTGCGCCGCGCCGCGCCGGGTGTGGACTTCATGGCTGTCAACGACCGAGCGTCCTGCCGGTTCATGAAGATGATCACCCCCGCCGCGCTGCTGCGCTGCCTTATGGAGGGCAAGGACGAGGTGCACGTCGATCCCGAGACCGCACGGCTGGCTCGGGCCAGCGTGCAACGCATGATCGCGATCGGCCAGCCCGGCGGCGGAGAATGA
- the bioB gene encoding biotin synthase, whose translation MSDILAVAREQVLERGEGLNQDQTLQVLQLPDDRLDDLLALAHEVRMAWCGPDVEVEGIISLKTGGCPEDCHFCSQSGLFASPVRSAWLDVPSLVEAAKQTAKTGATEFCIVAAVRGPDERLLAQVAAGIEAIRNEVDIQIACSLGMLTSEQVEQLAEMGVHRYNHNLETARSFFTNVVTTHTWEERWDTLQMVREAGMEVCCGGILGMGETLEQRAEFAANLAELDPHEVPLNFLNPRPGTPFGDLDVLPAADALRAVAAFRLALPRTMLRFAGGREITLGDLGAKKGILGGINAVIVGNYLTTLGRPAESDLELLDDLQMPIKALNASL comes from the coding sequence GTGAGCGACATTCTGGCAGTGGCCCGCGAGCAGGTGCTCGAGCGCGGCGAAGGCCTGAACCAGGACCAGACGCTGCAGGTGCTGCAGTTGCCGGATGATCGACTCGACGACCTGCTCGCGTTGGCGCACGAGGTGCGCATGGCGTGGTGCGGCCCCGACGTAGAGGTCGAGGGCATCATCAGCCTCAAGACCGGCGGCTGCCCCGAGGACTGTCACTTCTGTTCGCAGTCAGGACTTTTCGCCTCACCCGTGCGAAGCGCATGGCTGGACGTGCCGAGCCTGGTCGAGGCGGCCAAGCAGACCGCGAAGACCGGCGCGACCGAGTTCTGCATCGTGGCCGCCGTGCGCGGACCCGACGAACGGCTGCTGGCACAGGTCGCCGCCGGCATCGAGGCGATCCGCAACGAGGTCGACATCCAGATCGCCTGCTCGCTGGGCATGTTGACCTCCGAACAGGTCGAGCAGCTCGCCGAGATGGGCGTGCACCGCTACAACCACAACCTCGAGACCGCGCGGTCGTTCTTCACCAACGTCGTCACCACGCACACGTGGGAAGAGCGTTGGGACACCCTGCAAATGGTCCGCGAGGCCGGCATGGAGGTGTGCTGCGGCGGAATTCTCGGTATGGGCGAAACCCTCGAACAGCGGGCCGAATTCGCCGCCAACCTGGCTGAACTCGATCCGCACGAGGTGCCGCTGAACTTCCTCAACCCCCGGCCGGGCACCCCGTTCGGCGACCTCGACGTGCTACCTGCTGCCGATGCGCTGCGGGCCGTCGCGGCCTTCCGCCTTGCGCTGCCCCGCACCATGTTGCGCTTCGCCGGCGGCCGGGAGATCACCCTCGGCGACCTCGGCGCCAAGAAGGGCATTCTCGGCGGGATCAACGCCGTCATCGTCGGCAACTACCTGACCACACTGGGCCGGCCCGCCGAGTCCGACCTCGAACTACTCGACGATCTGCAGATGCCGATCAAGGCGCTCAATGCCAGTCTCTGA
- the nadB gene encoding L-aspartate oxidase, producing the protein MTRPAACGAGRWAGHWQQRADVVVIGTGVAGLVAALAAQRAGRKVVVLSKTGDTATFYAQGGIAVVLPDALREDGDSIEAHIADTLAAGAGLCDPDAVRSIVADGYRAVAELVEHGAQFDESTPGTWSLTREGGHSRRRIIHAGGDATGAEVQRTLNVAAATLDIRPNHVAVEILHDAGAVTGVLVLNDDGFGVVHAPSVILATGGLGHLYSATTNPDGSTADGVALAIWAGVPVSDIEFIQFHPTMLFDGDNAGRRPLITEAVRGEGAILVDSQGRSVTEGIHPMGDLAPRDVVAAAIQARIEQTGAPCVFLDARRIANFERRFPTVTAACRAAGIDPTLEAIPVLPGAHYSCGGVVTDVHGRTELAGLFAAGEVACTGMHGANRLASNSLLEGLVVGDRAGKAATAYALAAGPVTARPPEPVVRRALPRADLQRAMTKNAGVVRDADGLRILAKELDTAPPEVIGSRADFEDAALTTAAVAVAAGALARTESRGCHHRRDYPGTDPVRARTLVPAGACC; encoded by the coding sequence ATGACGCGTCCGGCGGCTTGCGGCGCCGGCAGGTGGGCCGGTCATTGGCAGCAGCGCGCCGACGTCGTGGTCATCGGGACCGGTGTGGCCGGCCTGGTGGCAGCCCTCGCCGCACAGCGCGCTGGCCGAAAAGTCGTGGTGCTCAGCAAGACCGGTGACACCGCGACGTTCTACGCCCAGGGCGGGATCGCCGTTGTGCTGCCCGACGCTCTGCGCGAGGACGGCGACTCGATCGAGGCGCACATCGCCGACACGCTTGCCGCGGGCGCGGGACTGTGTGATCCCGACGCCGTGCGCTCGATCGTGGCCGACGGGTACCGCGCGGTCGCCGAACTGGTCGAACACGGTGCACAATTCGATGAGTCGACGCCGGGGACATGGTCACTGACCCGTGAGGGAGGGCATTCCCGACGCCGGATCATCCACGCCGGTGGCGACGCGACCGGCGCCGAGGTACAGCGAACCCTCAACGTCGCCGCGGCCACGCTGGACATCCGACCCAACCACGTCGCGGTGGAGATCCTGCACGACGCCGGAGCGGTCACCGGTGTGCTGGTGCTCAACGACGACGGGTTCGGCGTGGTGCACGCGCCGTCGGTGATCCTCGCGACCGGGGGGCTGGGCCATCTGTACTCGGCGACAACCAATCCCGATGGGTCGACGGCAGACGGTGTCGCGTTGGCCATATGGGCCGGAGTTCCGGTCAGCGACATCGAGTTCATCCAATTCCACCCCACCATGCTCTTCGACGGAGACAATGCGGGCAGGCGTCCGCTGATCACCGAGGCCGTCCGCGGTGAGGGCGCGATACTCGTTGACTCGCAAGGTCGTTCGGTCACCGAGGGTATTCACCCGATGGGCGACCTGGCGCCGCGCGACGTGGTTGCCGCGGCGATCCAGGCCCGCATCGAGCAGACGGGCGCGCCCTGCGTGTTCCTCGACGCGCGGCGAATCGCCAACTTCGAGAGACGGTTCCCGACGGTGACCGCGGCATGCCGAGCGGCCGGTATCGATCCCACGCTCGAGGCCATTCCCGTGCTACCGGGGGCGCACTACAGCTGCGGTGGTGTGGTGACCGATGTGCACGGGCGCACCGAGCTCGCGGGTCTGTTCGCCGCGGGCGAGGTGGCGTGCACGGGTATGCATGGTGCGAACAGGCTGGCGTCGAACAGCCTGCTCGAGGGGCTCGTCGTCGGAGACAGAGCCGGAAAGGCCGCCACCGCATACGCTTTGGCCGCTGGGCCGGTGACGGCGCGGCCTCCGGAGCCGGTGGTGCGGCGTGCGCTGCCCCGTGCCGATCTGCAGCGCGCGATGACCAAGAACGCCGGGGTGGTCCGCGACGCCGACGGCCTGCGCATCCTGGCCAAGGAACTCGACACCGCGCCACCCGAGGTGATCGGCTCGCGCGCCGACTTCGAGGACGCCGCGCTGACCACCGCTGCGGTGGCGGTCGCCGCGGGTGCGTTGGCCCGGACTGAATCTCGGGGCTGCCATCATCGCCGCGACTACCCGGGCACCGACCCCGTCCGGGCACGCACGCTGGTCCCAGCAGGAGCGTGCTGCTGA
- a CDS encoding NUDIX hydrolase encodes MAHTSTAHEVLAAVFQVREAAHGDTDRKPALHVLLWQRALDPQRGNWSLPGGRLGDDEDLTSSVRRQLAEKVDLRELAHLEQLAVFSDPYRVPGDRTIASTFLGLVPSPAVPELPPDTRWHPVNDLPPMAFDHGTMVEHARTRLVAKLSYTNIGFALAPTEFAISALRDIYSAALGHHVDATNLQRVLERRNVITRTGTTARSGRSGGRPAALYRFTESRYRVTDEFAALRPPG; translated from the coding sequence ATGGCACATACTAGCACCGCCCACGAGGTGCTCGCCGCCGTGTTCCAGGTTCGCGAAGCCGCTCACGGGGACACCGACCGGAAACCAGCACTTCACGTGCTGTTGTGGCAGCGCGCACTCGATCCGCAACGCGGAAATTGGTCCCTTCCCGGCGGACGTCTCGGCGACGACGAGGACCTGACCAGCTCGGTACGCCGTCAACTGGCCGAGAAAGTGGACCTACGTGAGCTTGCCCACCTCGAGCAGCTCGCGGTGTTCTCCGATCCCTATCGAGTCCCCGGCGATCGGACGATCGCGTCGACCTTCCTCGGGCTGGTGCCCTCCCCCGCCGTTCCGGAGTTGCCGCCGGACACGCGCTGGCATCCGGTCAACGATCTGCCGCCGATGGCATTCGACCACGGCACCATGGTCGAGCACGCGCGCACCAGGCTCGTCGCCAAACTCTCCTACACCAACATCGGTTTCGCCCTGGCACCAACAGAATTCGCGATATCGGCATTGCGGGACATCTACAGCGCCGCGCTCGGCCACCACGTCGACGCCACCAATCTGCAACGCGTGCTCGAACGCCGCAATGTCATCACCCGCACGGGCACCACGGCGCGGTCCGGTCGCAGCGGCGGCCGCCCGGCGGCGCTGTACCGGTTCACCGAGTCGCGCTACCGCGTGACCGACGAGTTCGCCGCACTGCGCCCGCCCGGGTGA